A stretch of Oncorhynchus mykiss isolate Arlee chromosome 14, USDA_OmykA_1.1, whole genome shotgun sequence DNA encodes these proteins:
- the LOC110488758 gene encoding proto-oncogene DBL isoform X4 produces the protein MAVNTMAESYQRRGLHRTRKSPASFPGNLHLVLVLRPTSFFQRTVTDLGFRFSQEDFMLKMPVVMLSSVTDLLRYVDENQLTSEFGGTLDYCHSDWIVLRTAIESFAVTVKDIAQMLQAFGTELAETKLPAEGTAIMRLLSTHTDKYRKLKEAIRSVSKEGRHLLASLEASGREEDSLWDVRLDWETVQRLLAQLKGMESAFDGFFEKHHLKLQQYLQLLRYEHRFQEMELSLEHLASQEREMSSSGEKLTQTEQTLRDLDILEAHAQEEMVSAQIIILHGHQLAASHHYAMALILQRGNELRHRCDTLSNALRVKRAHLSRAHRLLLRLGQAQSWCDDGAYLLAQQLVDKFQSKEGAQAALKDMDRFLEGAPSLLSSGPDLLAVEFESVLTPEIQVQIGETFEKHTVVQEMIHNRQVCLRKLAEKHVRPIQLVAPRAESPPRSKSPLFSPKHGVDGLKFSFDLSLPGKRMSRKSPASRKIEVMHDYQENRSSLLSSLEGEDSPDLLKRHVMRELIETERVYVEELLSVLLGYRGEMENPALAGLLPPILRSKRNVLFGNMPEIYNFHSRVFLHDLEGCLETPEGVGACFLERKENFKVYECYCQNKPRSESLWRQYSDCDFFQECQKKLEHKLGLDSYLLKPVQRLTKYQLLLKELLKYSAGGCEGTSELQAALAAMLHLLKSVNDSMHQIAITGYQGELCDLGRVLMQGSFSVWISHKKGPTRMKELARFKPTQRHLFLYERALLFCKCREEHGEGADKTPSYSFKHCLKMSAVGITENVKGDVKKFEIWYSGREEVYAVQAPTVEVKTAWLGELRRILTSQQKLLKDERCVDIQMPDHIRRSPPMSESKQQRASFSSEDTVREEQSRPTVPLPKSPAQPTQRARHASHNGHLSGSGGVGWRSGPLSPVRHRGGGHCSAGSRQI, from the exons GTGGTGATGCTGAGCTCTGTGACAGACCTACTGAGATATGTTGATGAGAACCAACTGACCTCTGAGTTTGGTGGAACCCTGGACTACTGCCACAGTGACTGGATCGTTCTAAGAACA GCCATAGAGAGCTTTGCGGTGACAGTTAAGGACATAGCTCAGATGCTGCAGGCGTTTGGCACAGAGCTGGCTGAGACCAAACTGCCAGCTGAGGGCACCGCCATCATGCGCCTCCTCTCAACCCACACTGACAAGTACAGGAAACTCAAG GAAGCGATACGGTCAGTATCAAAGGAGGGTCGTCACCTGCTGGCTAGCCTGGAGGCctcggggagagaggaggattcaCTTTGGGATGTCAGGCTGGACTGGGAGACTGTGCAGAG GCTACTAGCTCAGCTGAAGGGCATGGAGTCAGCCTTTGACGGCTTCTTTGAGAAGCATCATCTAAAACTGCAACAGTACTTACAGCTGCTCAGATACGAACATCGCTTCCAGGAG ATGGAGTTGTCTCTGGAGCATCTGGCGtcccaggagagagagatgtcgtCGTCAGGGGAGAAGCTGACTCAGACAGAGCAGACACTCAGAGACCTGGACATCCTGGAGGCTCACGCACAG GAGGAGATGGTCAGTGCCCAGATCATCATCCTCCATGGGCACCAGCTGGCAGCCAGTCACCACTATGCCATGGCCCTGATCTTGCAGCGCGGCAACGAGCTACGTCACCGCTGTGACACGCTCAGTAATGCTCTGAGGGTGAAACGCGCACACCTCTCCCGGGCCCACCGGCTGCTGCTACGCCTCGGCCAg GCCCAGAGTTGGTGTGACGATGGGGCCTACCTGTTGGCCCAGCAGCTGGTGGATAAGTTCCAGTCTAAGGAGGGGGCCCAGGCTGCTTTGAAGGACATGGATAGATTCCTGGAGGGGGCTCCGTCTCTCCTCAGCTCAGGACCTGACCTCCTGGCCGTGGAGTTTGAGTCTGTCCTCACCCCAGAGATACAG GTCCAGATAGGGGAAACATTTGAGAAGCACACGGTGGTGCAGGAGATGATCCACAACAGGCAGGTCTGTCTGAGGAAGCTGGCTGAGAAACACGTCCGTCCCATCCAACTAGTGGCCCCCAGGGCGGAGAGCCCGCCCCGCTCCAAGTCCCCACTCTTTTCCCCCAAACATG GTGTCGACGGTTTGAAGTTCTCCTTCGATCTGTCACTCCCTGGGAAGAGGATGTCCCGGAAAAGCCCCGCCTCCAGAAAG ATCGAGGTGATGCATGACTACCAGGAGAATAGAAGCTCCCTGCTCTCCAGCCTGGAGGGAGAGGACAGCCCAGACCTTCTCAAACG TCACGTGATGAGGGAGCTGATTGAGACAGAGAGGGTCTATGTGGAGGAGCTGCTGTCAGTGCTGCTG GGTtacaggggagagatggagaacccGGCCCTCGCGGGGCTCTTGCCCCCCATCCTGCGCAGTAAGAGGAACGTCCTGTTTGGCAACATGCCTGAGATCTACAACTTCCACAGCAG GGTGTTCCTCCATGACCTGGAGGGCTGCCTAGAGACCCCAGAGGGAGTAGGGGCCTGTTTTCTGGAGCGG AAGGAGAATTTCAAGGTGTACGAGTGCTACTGTCAGAATAAGCCTCGCTCAGAGTCACTATGGAGGCAGTACTCGGACTGTGACTTTTTCCAG GAGTGTCAGAAGAAGCTGGAGCACAAACTGGGTCTGGACTCTTACCTGCTGAAACCAGTACAACGCCTCACCAAGTACCAGCTACTACTGAAG gaGCTACTGAAGTACAGTGCAGGAGGCTGTGAGGGGACCTCCGAACTACAGGCGGCGCTAGCAGCCATGCTCCACCTCCTCAAGTCAGTCAATGACTCCATGCATCAGATAGCCATCACAGGCTACCAG ggagaGTTGTGTGACCTGGGCCGGGTGCTGATGCAGGGCTCCTTCAGTGTGTGGATCAGCCATAAGAAAGGCCCCACCCGTATGAAGGAGCTGGCCCGCTTCAAGCCCACACAGAGACACCTGTTCCTGTATGAGAGAGCCCTGCTTTTCTGCAAGTGCAGGGAGGAGCATGGCGAGGGAGCAGACAAGACCCCCTCCTACAGCTTCAAGCactgtctgaag ATGAGTGCGGTGGGGATTACAGAGAACGTCAAGGGAGATGTGAAGAAGTTTGAGATCTGGTACAGTGGCAGGGAGGAGGTGTACGCCGTTCAG GCTCCCACAGTGGAGGTTAAGACAGCTTGGCTCGGGGAGCTGCGGAGGATCCTCACCAGCCAGCAGAAACTCCTCAAAG ATGAGCGTTGTGTCGACATCCAGATGCCAGACCACATCCGACGGTCTCCGCCCATGTCTGAGAG CAAACAGCAGAGGGCGTCGTTCAGCTCAGAGGACACAGTCAGGGAGGAGCAGTCCAGACCCACAGTCCCTCTCCCCAAATCACCAGCGCAACCGACACA GCGGGCCCGGCACGCCTCACACAATGGACATCTGTCTGGGTCTGGAGGAGTGGGGTGGAGGTCAGGACCCCTCTCACCAGTCAGACACCGAGGAGGAGGACACTGCTCAGCTG GCTCCAGGCAGATATAA